CGCTGCTCTCGCCGCGCTCGCGCCCGCCGCTGGACACCCTGCGCCGGCTCGCCAACGACCCGTCGCTGCGCCACTCCGACCAGGGACGCGAATTCATCCGCTGGCTGCACGCGCACTTCATCGTCGACGAGGCGTGGCGCAAGCGCCTGGAGGCCGTGCCTCCGCACAGCGTCGACGCCGTGGCCGACCTCGCCCGGCACTGCTCGGACACCTGGCGGCGCTTCGCCGAGGAGCTGGCCGTACGCCGGCACGCGGGCCTCACGACGAAGCACCCGGAACTGCACGCGACTCAGCCAACTCGGCGTTGACGCCCCGTACCGACAGGGAGATACGGTGACCACGACGACCATCGAGCAGGCCGTCCGCCGCGTGATCGGCTTCATGCACGTCAATCTCGGCCAGGACCTGACGATCGACGACATGGCGCGCACCGCGATGTTCAGCAAGTTCCATTTCACGCGCATCTTCCGCGATGCCACCGGAACATCGCCCGGGCGTTTCCTCTCCGCATTGCGCATCCAGGAGGCCAAGCGCCTCCTCACCCACACCGATTTCAGTGTGGCGGACATCAGCAGCCAGGTCGGATACAGCAGCGTCGGCACTTTCAGTTCCCGCTTCAAGGCGTGCGTGGGTCTTTCCCCGAGCGCCTACCGGGAATTCGGCGGAGTGCTGCCGAAATTTCCCGCCACGACGGTACGCAGCGGCGCCGTGGCGCACAGCCTCTCCTTACGCGGACGCATCGTGCTGCCCCCCGGCGAGGAGCCGGGGAACATGTTCGTCGGTCTCTTCCCCAGCCGGGTGCGCCAGGGCCGCCCGGTGCGCTGGGTCGTCCTGGACGGCCCCGGCGCCTTCGAGCTGAAGGACGTGCCCAGCGGCGTCTGGCACATCCTCGTCCACTCCACCGCCTACGGCCGCGACCACGGCTCCCCGGCCGGCCGCGAGGACTCCGCCGTGCTGTCCGTCGGCCAGTACGGCCCGGTCACCGTGCGCCCGGGCGCCCTGCTGCGGCCGACCGAGATCGTGCTGCGCCCGCTGGACGTACTGGACCCGCCGGTGCTGCTGGCCCGGATCGACCAGGACACGACGGGCCCGGGCCGCCTGGCCCAGTGACACGGATCCACACCACACGGATCCACACGACACAGGTCCACACGACGAAGGGGCCGGCCGCGGTGTCCGCGGCCGGCCCCTTTCCGTTCCCGTGTCGTCCAGGCGCTCAGCTCACCGGATGCACCGTCATGGGCAGCCCACCGCGCATCCTGAGCGAGAGCATCGCCTCCGGCACCGCCTCGCCGCCGCGGACGCTGCGCAGCTCCAGGTCCCGGGTGATCAGGGCGGTCACGAAGACCGCCTCCATCATTCCCAGGTTGCTGCCGACGCAGAAGCGCGGCCCGGCGCCGAAGGGGATGTACGCGTAGCGGTCCCGGCCGGCCACCTGCTTGGGGTCGAAGCGCTCCGGGTCGAAGCGCTCCGGGTCGTCCCACAGCCGCGGGTTGCGGTGCATGATGTACGGGCAGACCAGCACGTCCGCCTTCTTCGACACGTGGAAGCCGCCGACCTCGTCGTCCGCCTGGGCCACCCGCGGCAGCACCCACACCGGCGGGTACAGCCGCATCGCCTCCTGGACCACCTTGGTCGTATAGGTCAGCTTGTGCAGGTCGGCCGCCTCGGGGATGCGGTCCCCGAGCGCCTCCCGGGCTTCGGCCCGCACCAGCTCGCGCGCCTCGGGATGGCGGTCCAGCAGGTGCAGGGTCCAGCCCAGGGTGCTGGCCGTGGTCTCGTGCCCGGCGAGGAGCAGGGTGACCAGCTCCTCGCGCAGCCGCTGCCGCACCCGCTGCGGGTCCGGCTCCTGGCGGCGGGCCGCCACGATGATCCGCGAGAGCGCGTCGTCGGCCTCCTCCCCGTACGCCATCCGCTTGATGCGGTCGGCTACCAGGGCGTCGGCCACCCGGTGCAGCTCCCGGCGGGCCCGGCGGAACCGGGCCTGCGCGGGGAACGGCAGCCAGCCCGGGGTCGCGCCCTGGGTGACCATCTCCAGCAGCGCCTGGTCCTGGACCTCCTCGAAGGCGTGCGCGATCGAGTCGTACTTGCTCACATCGGTGTCGAGCAGGGTCCGGCCCAGCACGCCGAGGGTGAGCCCGGTGACCTCGTGCAGCAGGTCGACGGGCCCGTCCCCCTCGTGCCGGCGCAGCAGGGCGACCAGCTTGGCGGCCTCCTCGGCGACGGCGTCCGCCTGGCGGGTGATGCGGCCCGGCTTGAAGGCCGGCTGGTTGATCTTCCGCTGGTTCTTCCAGATGTCGCCGTCGCTGGTGAGCAGCCCGTCCCCGAGGACCTGGCGGGCCTGCACCAGGCCGATGCCCTTGTGGTAGTTGTCGGCGTTGTCCGCCAGGACGTGCTTGGCGTAGTCCGGCCGGTTGAAGATGTAGAGCTTCTTGGGCCCCATCGAGACGCGTACGGCGTCACCCAGCGCGGCGGCGTCCCCCATCATGCCCAGCCGGTCCACGGCCAGCTTCTTCAGGAGGCCGGGCAGTGCCCACACCGGTGGGCCCGGCGGATGCTTCCTGGTCATGCCACCCTGCCCTCTCCGGGTTCCGCGCCGAACTGCCGGAACCGGCCGCCGGAGAACAGCAGGGCGTCCCCCGTGGTCCGCCGGCCGGCCGTCAGCACCTTGCCGAGGTAGATCGTGTGGTCGCCGCCGTCGTAGACGCGCCACTTCTCGCACTCCAGGTGGGCGACCGCGCCCGCGATGAGCGGCGCGTCGCCGGAGCGGCCCGGCACCCAGTCGATGTTCTCGAACTGGCCGACGCCCACCGGACGGGAGTGGTTGGCGAAGTGCCGTGCCACGTCGTCCTGCCCGGCGGCGAGCACCGACACCGAGAACTCCGGGGAGAGTGCGAGCTTCTGGTGCATCACCGCGTCCTTGTTGACGCAGATCAGCACGAGCGGCGGGGCGAGGGAGACGGACGTGAAGGAATTGGCCGTCATCCCCCGCGGCGCGTCCCCGCCGACCGTCACCACGGTGACGCCGGTGGGAAACGCCCCGAGAACCCCGCGCAACTGCTTTCTGTCATCGATGTCGACAAGCTCCGCGGACGGAGCGGCCATGACGCTCATGTATGCCTCCCTGCCAACGGCCGGGTCCCGGCCGCGTAGGGCGCCAGCGCTTGTGCCAGCGCGTCGGGGATCAGGGCCGGGACGGGGGCGCCGGCCGGCCCGCGCAGACACACGACGCGCTGCCTGCCGCGAGCCACCGGTACGTCGCCCTCCCCTGCCCCCTTGACGTAGTCGAACGTCAAGTCGAACTGTGTGTGTCCGATCTCGGCCACCCGCATCCGGATGGCCAGGCGGTCGAGTGCCGAGACCGCTTCGAAGAGCTCGCACTCGACCTGCAGCGTGAACAGCCTCAAGTCGGCGTGCCCGGCGTCCAGGTCGTCGTCGAGGACCGTCCCGAACGCCGTCTGGCGCAGGAACAACTGCCGGCAACGTGCCTGCCACTGGAGGTAGTTCACGTAGTCGGCGCTGCCCGCGAGATCGGTCTCGGCGAAGGCGACCGTGTGCCGGTACTCGAAGTACCCGAGGCTGTCCGCGCTGCCGCTCATGACGCTCAGGCCCCCTTCACGCCGGGGACGTCGTCCGCGCCGTCCGTCAGGAAGGCGAAGACCGCAGGGTCCAGGGCGCCGCGCAGCGAGGTCACGAAGGTCGCGATCCGCAGTGCGCCCGCCGTGAAGACCACCCAGTTGTCCCGGGTGCGCGGTGCCAGCGTGAGCGGTGCCCCCGCCATCACCCCTGCCTTCTTCAGGCACTCGGCGGCGCTCCACACCCGTGTCGCCGCCGTGTCCGGGGCCTCGCCCGTCTCCTTGGCGACCAGCTTGGCCAGCGCGGCGTGTTCGCCGAGCAGACCCGTCCAGTCGGCCTCGGTGCGGACGTTGACCGCCTCGACGTCGCAGGCGACGGTCCGCCCGGCCGCCACCCCGAGGGTGACGCCCAGCCCGTGGGCCGCGGAGACCTGGAGGCCGCCGTCGATCTCGGGCCGCCCGTCGGGCCGGTAGCGCACCTCGGCGGTGGCGCCCAGGGCCCGCTGCAGCGCGACGGCGGTACCCGCCCGGCGGCTGCCCTGCGACCCGTCGGCGTCCGGCGCGTCGGGCTCCACCGCGACCGCGATGTGCGAGCCGAGCACCTCCTCCAGCGTGCGCTCCAGGTACGAGCCGAGCAGCGGCTCCACCCACGGTCCGGAGCCGTCCGTCTTGCGCACGGCGTGCAGGGTCAGGCCCTCCCACCGCTCGACGACGGTCCCGTCCTCGGTGCGCACCGCGATGTCGTACACGTACGTGTCTCCGTCGCGGTACCGCTCGGTGGCGCAGTAGCGCACCTTCGCCGGCAGGTCCGTGCCCGCGGCCATCGGGTACAGCCGCTCGATGCCCGACGGCAGCAGGGTCGCGTCCGGGACGCACACCTGGTTGCCGTGCATCAGCGCGTCCCGCATGCCCGGGTCGGCCATCAGCAGCGTGGCCGGCAGGTACGGGGCGAACCACCCCGTCGGCGCGCCGATCGCCACGTCGGCGTCGACGTGCCGGGCGGCGGCCCGGTGGAAGGTGCCCAGCCTCTGGAAGCGGTCGCCCTGGAAGAGGACCCCGCCGTACAGGTCGGTCGCGGGCACCAGCGGCGCGGCCGGCACCCCCGCCCCGACCTGGTCGGGTGCTCCGTCGGGGATGGCGCCCTCCGCGTAGCGCAGGCGCGCCCGGAAGTGCTCGGCGACGAAGCCGGTCTCCTCCGCGTGCACCGCCACGTCGACGGTGTCCGGTCCGGTCACGGTGGCCGCGATCCGGATCCGGGTGGCGCCGTTGGGCGGCACGACGATGGGCCGCAGGAACTTGGCGCCCTCGATGACCGGGACCTTCTCCCAGCCGGTGGCCGCGTGCGCGACCTGGACCATCGCCTCCATGCCGAGCACCGCCGGCATCAGCAGGTTCCCGTCGAGCAGGTGGTCGGCGAGGTAGGCGTCGGTACCCGAGTTCAGCTCGACCTCGGTGACCAGCTCCACCCCGTGGTAGCGCACCAGCGGGGTGCCGGCGAAGCGCAGCAGCGGCAGCTGCGGCAGGTCCCGGCGGACCGTCGCGATGCCCTCGGTGCGACCGCTGATGACCGTGACCACCGGCGCGTCCGGGTCGCTGATCAGGCGCAGCAGGATCTCCACGCCGTGGTCGGGCGAGACCGGCACGATGCCCTCGCGGGAGAGGGTCTCGACGACGGAGAGCTTCTCGCCCATGCCGACGCCGGACCACACCGACCACTCCATGCACAGGGCGCGGCAGCCGGGGTGGTTGCGCGCGACCTCTTCGGTGAGGTCGGCCAGCCACTCGTTGGCGGTGGCGTAGTGCGCCTCGCCGCGCAGGCCCGCGCGGCCGATGATGCTGCCGAAGGTGACGAGCAGCTTGAGGCTGCCCTCGCCGACGGCGTCGAGCACGGCCCGCAGGCCGTCGACCTTCGGCGCGAAGGTGCGCCGGAAGTCCTCGATGCCCAGTGCCGTCAGCGCGGCCGGCTCGTTGCGGCCGGCGCCGTGCAGCAGCGCGGTGACCGGTCCGAGCTTCTCCGCGAGTTCGGCGACGGCGGCCGCGACCCGGGCGGGGTCGGTGACGTCGGCGCGCGCGTAGGCCACCGTCACACCGCTGTCCGCCATCCGGGCGAGGTTGTCGCCCAGGTCCTTGTCCTCGGCCGGGTCGGAGCGGCCCAGGACGGCCAGCTTCGCGCCGGTCTCCTTGGCCACGGCCAGGGCGCACTCGGCGGTGATGCCCTTGCCTCCGCCGGTGACGAGCAGGACGTCCGAGGAGCCCAGTACGTGCTCCTTGCGGGCGGGCGCCACCGGCAGCGCGCGCAGGGTCGGGACCCGGCGGGCGCCTTCGGTGTCGTAGTGCACCTCGGTGAAACGGGCGGTGGCCGCGACTTCCGCGACGACCGTGCGTACGGCGTCGGCGTCGGGCCGCGGGGTGTGGACGATGGTCGTCCGCAGGTGCCCTTCCTGGTGCAGGGTCTTGGCCAGGCCGGCCGCGCCCCGCCCGTGCTGCACCAGCACGAACCGCCGCTCCCGGTCGCCCGCGAGCGCGGCCTTAGCCCCGTCGAGGGCCTGCGCGATGTGCTCGGCCGGGCAGGCCGGCGGCAGCCAGACCACCACGCCCGCGCCCACCCCGGCGCCTTCGAGGGCCGCCTTCAGCTGCTGCCCGAAGGGGTCCGAGCCGGCCGTGAACAGCTCCCAGGGGCCGTTCTCGCCGCCCGGGGCCGCGGCCGCCAGGGGCACCTCGTCCAGGTCGACCGCGAACGGCCGCGCCCAGACCGCGGATCCGGTGACGAGCGGGCCGGAGCCCGCCGCGCCGCCGCCGGTGCCCGCCAGCTCCTCCAGGGCCTCGGCGAGCTGCGCCACCGTGGCGGTGGCGAAGTTCGTCGGCACGTGGGCCGCGCCGATCCCGAGCCGGGTGGCCGCCTGGTTGACGATCTGGCCGACCGTGATCGAGCTCATGTGCAGGTCGTCCAGGAGGCTGCTGTCGTCGGCCACCAGCTCCGGCGGCAGTTCCGCCCGCTCGGCGACCAGCGCCCGCAGCACCTCCAGTGCCGACTCGCCCTGCGCCTGGCCGGCCTGCTCGCCGCCGTCGCCGTCCCCGGCGCCCTCCGTACGCGGAGCGCGTCCGGCGGGCAGGCTGATCTCGGGTGCCTGCTCGCAGGGGCTGGTCAGGAAGCTGAACTCGGCGCCGATCTCCAGGGGCCGGGTCAGCCGGTCGCGGAACAGCCGCTCGTGGATGAGCGGGGCGCCGACCACGTACGCGGCGCCGACCACCTGGAGCAGCGCGCGCAGCGATTCGTCGTCCGTGTTGAGGGCGACGGCCGGGACGTCGACGCCGGCCTCGGCCAGCGTGCTCAGCACCCGGCCGGGGCCGACCTCGATGAACAGGTCGACGTCCGCGGCGGCCGCCTCCAGTGCCTGCGTGAACAGCACCGGGTCGGTGATCTGCTGGCGCAGCAGCTTCGCGAGGTCGCCGTCCTGCTCCAGGTCGGCGCCGGTGACGGTGGACACGATCCGCCGGTCCACGCTCCCGAAGTCCGCGCCGGCCAGCCACTCGCCGAAGGACTCGGCCGCCGGGGCGACCAGCGGGGAGTGGAAGGCGTGCGAGACGGCGAGGCGGGTGCACTTCACACCGGCCTGCCCGGCCCGCTGCGCCACCGACTCGACGGCGTCCACGGGACCGGCGACGACCGTCTGCTGCGGTCCGTTGTAGCCGGAGATGACGACGGGGAGCCCGTCGATCAGCGGTGCGACCGCGTCGGGCGCTGCCGCGAGCGAGGCCATGGTGCCCGAGGCGCTGTGCTCGGCCATCGCCGCGCCGCGTACCCGGGCCGCCTCCAGGACGGTGGGACCGTCGAGGGCGCCCGCCCAGTGCAGGGCGGACAGTTCGCCGAGGCTGTGGCCGACGGCCACGTCGGCCTCGATGCCGAGGGCGTCGAGCACCCGCAGGCCGGCGGTGGAGCCGGTGACGATGCGCGGCTGGGCCACGTCGGTCGCCACCATGTCGCCGTCGGTGGGCAGGCCCGCCTTGTCGTACACCTCGGCGGCCTCGGTGAAGCGGCGGCGCAGCGCGCCTCCGCCGGTGCCCTTGCCGGAGCCCTGGCCCGGGAAGAGGAAGCCGATGCGGGCGTCCCCGTCCCCGGTGCGGCCCAGGAAGGTGCGCCCGTCGGGCGCGAACAGCGAGGTGGTGCCCGCCTCGACGGTGCCGGCGAGCTGGCGCAGCCGCAGGTCGGCGTCCTCCGGGGAGGTGACGACGGCGGCGGCCCGGTAGGGCAGGTCGCGCAGTTCGCGCTGGAGGGTCGCGGCGAGGTCGCCGACCTGTGCGTACGAGACCTGCGCGGCGAAGGCGGCCACCTCGGTGAGGCGGGCGGCCAGCGCCTGCGGGGACTCGCCGTCCAGCAGGAGCAGTTCGGCGTCCTGGAGGGAGGCGGCCAGGGTGGTGGCGCGGCGGCTGGGTGCCGGGCGCCGCTTGGGCACGGCCTTGTCGACGACCACGTGGGTGTTGATGCCGCCGAAGCCCATGGCGGTGACGGCCGCGCGCAGCGGGGCGTCCTTGGGCCAGGCCTCGGCCTTGCGCAGCACCCGCAGGTTGGACTGCTCGCCGGTGAGCAGGTCGTGCGGGTCGACGCAGCCGATGGCCGGCGGTAGCATCGCCGCGTCCACGGCCATGGCCGCCTTGATGAGTCCGGCGACGCCGGCGGCGGCCTTGGTGTGGCCGATCATGCCCTTGATGGAGCTGATCGCGGCGAGCGGCGCCTTCGGGTCGGCCTCGGCGCGGGCGCCCATGATGGCGGTGAGCTCGGTGGCGTCGCCGACCTCGGTGCCGGTGCCGTGGCCCTCGAAGAGCGGCACGGTGTCGGCGCCGAACCCGGCGCGCTCGTAGGCGCGCCGCATGGCCAGCTGGTAGCCGCTGACCTCGGGCCGGGTGATGCCGCCCTGGCCGTCGGAGGAGATGCCCCAGCCGGCGACGGAGGCGTAGATGCGGTGGCCGGAGGCGAGGGCGTCCTCTTCGCGCATCAGGACGACCATGCCGCAGCCCTCGCCCGGCCAGAAGCCGTTGGAGCCGCGGTCGTAGAGCCGCATCTCCCGCTTGGCCAGGGCGCCGGTCTTGGCGAACCCGATGATCTCGAAGGGGTCGATGGACAGGTCCACGCCGCCGGCGACCGCCACGTCGAGGTCGCCGTTGACGAGGCCGGTCGCGGCGGTGGTGACCGACAGCAGCGAGGAGGAGCAGGCGCCGTCGACGGTGTAGCCGCCGCCGTTGAGGTCGAAGTAGTTGCAGATCCGGCCCGCGATGGTGTTGGAGAGGCCGCCGGCGAGGGTGTCCTCGTCGATGGCGGGGAAGGGCTGCTTGTACGCGCCCTCCACGCCTTCCAGGAAGTCGGCGAGCTTCTCGTCCTCCCAGTCCTCTGCCTTGAGGGCGGCCGCGAGCACCCGCCGTACGTACGGCCAGCGCAGCCGCATCACGTTGGCGCGGGAGAACTCGCCGGTGAGCGTGTTGCCGACGATGACGCCGGTGCGCTCCTTGGGCAGTCCCTCGCCGGCCGCGAAGCCGGCGTCGGCCAGGGCGCTGGAGGCGGTCTCCAGGGCGAGCCAGTGGGTGAGGTCGGTGGAGCGGTAGGTGCTGCCGGCGATGCGGTGGGCGATCCGGTCGAAGGAGTAGCCCTCCAGGACGGCGGCGTTGCGGGCGTAGAAGCGGTCCGGGGTGGTCGGGTCCGCGTCCCAGTAGTCCTCCAGCCGCATCCGCACGTCGGGCAGCCGGCGGAAGGCCCGGCGGCCCGCGACGGCGTTCTCCCACAGCTCGCGGTGGCTCGTGGCGTCGGGGTAGCGGGCCGCTATGCCGACGATGGCGATTCTGGTCACAGGGACACCGCCACCTTTTTCTCCTTGGCGGCCTCGGCGCGCATGGCGGCGCACTTGCCGTGCTGGCAGCTGCCGGCGGCGCACGCGTCCTCGGCGGCGGCGGAGGCCGCGGCGGGGACGGCGGGCGATACGGCGGCGGGCGGTACGGCGGCGATCGGGACGGTGGCGGCCGGGGCGGCGACGCGCGCGGCGGCGCACTTCTCGTGCCCGCAGGTCCCGGCGGCGCAGGCGTCCTCGGTCGCGGCGGCGAGCGGGACCGTGGGCGCCTCGGCGGGCGCCGGGGCGGGCGACGGGACGGCGACGAGCGCCTCCACGGGCCGGACCGGCGCGGTCTTGGCGGCCGCCTGCTGCTTGGCCTGCAGGTGCAGGAACCACAGGAACAGGCCGCGGATCCCGCAGACGATCGCGGTGGCGAAGAAGATGCCGTACGTGATGTTCACGGCCATCAGCAGGCCGTAGACGGCGGCGACACCGGCGCCGAACGCGATCTGCGAGGACTTCTTCGAGGGCGAGGTACCCGGGTCGGTGACCATGTAGTTGGTGAAGAGCACGAAGGCCGTGCCCGTCATCATGCCGAGGGCCGCGGGGATGGACGTGTCGAACATCCAGCCTCGGATGATCGCCTGGAGGGCGAAGCCCACGAGCCAGCCCATGATGAGCGGCATGCGGTTGGTGAGCTTGGCGTTGAGCATCGTGCCGAGCGTGATGATGACCGCCGGGAGGATCCAGTCACCGGGGCCGGTGGTGCCCGTCAGGTACTCGGTGAAGTGGTACGGCGGGGCGATGCTGGCCCAGGGGAACAGCACCAGGATGATCATGATGCCGAAGTTCGACGGGTTCATGTAGTGCCGCATGCGGCCCTTCACCGGGGCGCGCAGCACGTGCTTGGTGCCGACGGCCACGATGACGCCGAACATCATGACCCACCAGCGGTCATTGGTGTAGGTGAGCATGTTGACCGCGAGGCTGGTGATGTGCGCGGGGAGCAGGA
This window of the Streptomyces sp. NBC_00239 genome carries:
- a CDS encoding AraC family transcriptional regulator; this encodes MTTTTIEQAVRRVIGFMHVNLGQDLTIDDMARTAMFSKFHFTRIFRDATGTSPGRFLSALRIQEAKRLLTHTDFSVADISSQVGYSSVGTFSSRFKACVGLSPSAYREFGGVLPKFPATTVRSGAVAHSLSLRGRIVLPPGEEPGNMFVGLFPSRVRQGRPVRWVVLDGPGAFELKDVPSGVWHILVHSTAYGRDHGSPAGREDSAVLSVGQYGPVTVRPGALLRPTEIVLRPLDVLDPPVLLARIDQDTTGPGRLAQ
- a CDS encoding cytochrome P450, with translation MTRKHPPGPPVWALPGLLKKLAVDRLGMMGDAAALGDAVRVSMGPKKLYIFNRPDYAKHVLADNADNYHKGIGLVQARQVLGDGLLTSDGDIWKNQRKINQPAFKPGRITRQADAVAEEAAKLVALLRRHEGDGPVDLLHEVTGLTLGVLGRTLLDTDVSKYDSIAHAFEEVQDQALLEMVTQGATPGWLPFPAQARFRRARRELHRVADALVADRIKRMAYGEEADDALSRIIVAARRQEPDPQRVRQRLREELVTLLLAGHETTASTLGWTLHLLDRHPEARELVRAEAREALGDRIPEAADLHKLTYTTKVVQEAMRLYPPVWVLPRVAQADDEVGGFHVSKKADVLVCPYIMHRNPRLWDDPERFDPERFDPKQVAGRDRYAYIPFGAGPRFCVGSNLGMMEAVFVTALITRDLELRSVRGGEAVPEAMLSLRMRGGLPMTVHPVS
- a CDS encoding flavin reductase family protein — translated: MSVMAAPSAELVDIDDRKQLRGVLGAFPTGVTVVTVGGDAPRGMTANSFTSVSLAPPLVLICVNKDAVMHQKLALSPEFSVSVLAAGQDDVARHFANHSRPVGVGQFENIDWVPGRSGDAPLIAGAVAHLECEKWRVYDGGDHTIYLGKVLTAGRRTTGDALLFSGGRFRQFGAEPGEGRVA
- a CDS encoding acyl-CoA thioesterase, with translation MSGSADSLGYFEYRHTVAFAETDLAGSADYVNYLQWQARCRQLFLRQTAFGTVLDDDLDAGHADLRLFTLQVECELFEAVSALDRLAIRMRVAEIGHTQFDLTFDYVKGAGEGDVPVARGRQRVVCLRGPAGAPVPALIPDALAQALAPYAAGTRPLAGRHT
- a CDS encoding type I polyketide synthase; this encodes MTRIAIVGIAARYPDATSHRELWENAVAGRRAFRRLPDVRMRLEDYWDADPTTPDRFYARNAAVLEGYSFDRIAHRIAGSTYRSTDLTHWLALETASSALADAGFAAGEGLPKERTGVIVGNTLTGEFSRANVMRLRWPYVRRVLAAALKAEDWEDEKLADFLEGVEGAYKQPFPAIDEDTLAGGLSNTIAGRICNYFDLNGGGYTVDGACSSSLLSVTTAATGLVNGDLDVAVAGGVDLSIDPFEIIGFAKTGALAKREMRLYDRGSNGFWPGEGCGMVVLMREEDALASGHRIYASVAGWGISSDGQGGITRPEVSGYQLAMRRAYERAGFGADTVPLFEGHGTGTEVGDATELTAIMGARAEADPKAPLAAISSIKGMIGHTKAAAGVAGLIKAAMAVDAAMLPPAIGCVDPHDLLTGEQSNLRVLRKAEAWPKDAPLRAAVTAMGFGGINTHVVVDKAVPKRRPAPSRRATTLAASLQDAELLLLDGESPQALAARLTEVAAFAAQVSYAQVGDLAATLQRELRDLPYRAAAVVTSPEDADLRLRQLAGTVEAGTTSLFAPDGRTFLGRTGDGDARIGFLFPGQGSGKGTGGGALRRRFTEAAEVYDKAGLPTDGDMVATDVAQPRIVTGSTAGLRVLDALGIEADVAVGHSLGELSALHWAGALDGPTVLEAARVRGAAMAEHSASGTMASLAAAPDAVAPLIDGLPVVISGYNGPQQTVVAGPVDAVESVAQRAGQAGVKCTRLAVSHAFHSPLVAPAAESFGEWLAGADFGSVDRRIVSTVTGADLEQDGDLAKLLRQQITDPVLFTQALEAAAADVDLFIEVGPGRVLSTLAEAGVDVPAVALNTDDESLRALLQVVGAAYVVGAPLIHERLFRDRLTRPLEIGAEFSFLTSPCEQAPEISLPAGRAPRTEGAGDGDGGEQAGQAQGESALEVLRALVAERAELPPELVADDSSLLDDLHMSSITVGQIVNQAATRLGIGAAHVPTNFATATVAQLAEALEELAGTGGGAAGSGPLVTGSAVWARPFAVDLDEVPLAAAAPGGENGPWELFTAGSDPFGQQLKAALEGAGVGAGVVVWLPPACPAEHIAQALDGAKAALAGDRERRFVLVQHGRGAAGLAKTLHQEGHLRTTIVHTPRPDADAVRTVVAEVAATARFTEVHYDTEGARRVPTLRALPVAPARKEHVLGSSDVLLVTGGGKGITAECALAVAKETGAKLAVLGRSDPAEDKDLGDNLARMADSGVTVAYARADVTDPARVAAAVAELAEKLGPVTALLHGAGRNEPAALTALGIEDFRRTFAPKVDGLRAVLDAVGEGSLKLLVTFGSIIGRAGLRGEAHYATANEWLADLTEEVARNHPGCRALCMEWSVWSGVGMGEKLSVVETLSREGIVPVSPDHGVEILLRLISDPDAPVVTVISGRTEGIATVRRDLPQLPLLRFAGTPLVRYHGVELVTEVELNSGTDAYLADHLLDGNLLMPAVLGMEAMVQVAHAATGWEKVPVIEGAKFLRPIVVPPNGATRIRIAATVTGPDTVDVAVHAEETGFVAEHFRARLRYAEGAIPDGAPDQVGAGVPAAPLVPATDLYGGVLFQGDRFQRLGTFHRAAARHVDADVAIGAPTGWFAPYLPATLLMADPGMRDALMHGNQVCVPDATLLPSGIERLYPMAAGTDLPAKVRYCATERYRDGDTYVYDIAVRTEDGTVVERWEGLTLHAVRKTDGSGPWVEPLLGSYLERTLEEVLGSHIAVAVEPDAPDADGSQGSRRAGTAVALQRALGATAEVRYRPDGRPEIDGGLQVSAAHGLGVTLGVAAGRTVACDVEAVNVRTEADWTGLLGEHAALAKLVAKETGEAPDTAATRVWSAAECLKKAGVMAGAPLTLAPRTRDNWVVFTAGALRIATFVTSLRGALDPAVFAFLTDGADDVPGVKGA